The Coccidioides posadasii str. Silveira chromosome 5, complete sequence genome has a segment encoding these proteins:
- a CDS encoding uncharacterized protein (EggNog:ENOG410PIMV~COG:E~TransMembrane:7 (o12-29i50-68o88-107i128-148o160-180i192-215o235-255i)~BUSCO:11565at33183): MASQGEVFARAVSRLIGWIYMFCWSASFYPQPILNWRRRSTHGLAIDFPTTNVLGFLCYAIYTTAFLYSPLIREQYAARHPRSPEPSVRFNDFAFAMHAIILSVTVYSQFFPKIWGFRVSKFQRVSRTVAGIFWGCICATAIITVWVASKGGYDPSGWAWIDVIYTVSYVKLVVTVIKYIPQAWVNYKRKSTVGWSIGQILLDFSGGVLSILQLIIDSALEDDWSGITGNPIKLLLGNVSIFFDLIFMAQHYIIYPDRRISLKDDDNETEPLLVDNESRDIP; this comes from the exons ATGGCGTCCCAAGGAGAAGTGTTCGCAAGGGCGGTATCTCG CCTTATCGGGTGGATATA CATGTTCTGCTGGTCCGCCTCATTCTATCCCCAGCCGATCCTCAACTGGCGCCGTCGCTCAACCCACGGACTAGCGATCGATTTCCCGACAACCAACGTCCTTGGCTTCCTCTGTTACGCCATCTACACCACCGCATTCCTCTACTCTCCGCTGATCCGCGAGCAGTACGCCGCTCGACATCCGAGATCTCCAGAGCCGTCCGTGCGATTTAACGATTTTGCATTCGCCATGCACGCCATAATTCTCAGCGTGACTGTGTATAGCCAGTTTTTCCCGAAAATCTGGGGCTTCAGAGTTTCTAAATTCCAAAGGGTGAGCCGGACTGTGGCGGGTATCTTCTGGGGCTGCATCTGCGCCACCGCCATTATCACGGTCTGGGTAGCGTCGAAGGGAGGCTATGATCCGTCCGGCTGGGCTTGGATCGACGTC ATCTACACAGTTTCCTACGTGAAGCTCGTCGTCACCGTGATCAAGTACATCCCCCAAGCATGGGTGAACTACAAGCGCAAATCCACCGTTGGCTGGAGCATAGGTCAGATCCTCCTTGATTTCTCCGGCGGCGTGCTCTCGATCCTACAGCTCATCATCGACTCAGCGCTGGAGGATGATTGGAGTGGGATCACAGGTAACCCCATAAAGCTCTTGCTGGGCAACGTGAGCATCTTTTTCGACCTCATCTTCATGGCCCAGCATTATATCATATACCCGGACAGGCGCATCTCCTTGAAAGACGATGATAATGAGACCGAGCCGCTGTTGGTTGATAATGAATCGCGGGATATTCCATGA
- the RPL29 gene encoding 60S ribosomal protein eL29 (EggNog:ENOG410PRZJ~COG:J~BUSCO:17099at33183), with translation MAKSKNSSQHNQNKKAHRNGIKKPKTHRYPSLKGVDPKFRRNHRHALHGTMKALKEVKEGKRESA, from the exons ATGGCCA AATCCAAGAACTCGTCGCAACACAACCAGAACAAGAAAGCCCACAGAAACGG GATCAAGAAGCCAAAGACTCACCGTTACCCTTCCCTCAAGGGTGTCGATCCCAAGTTCAGACGGAACCACAGACATGCTCTCCACGGCACCATGAAGGCTTTG AAGGAGGTCAAGGAGGGCAAGAGAGAATCTGCATAA
- the ATP16 gene encoding delta subunit of the central stalk of mitochondrial F1F0 ATP synthase, atp16 (EggNog:ENOG410PN8K~COG:C~BUSCO:15218at33183) — protein MFTARFARSALRARPAAFRLPIQQRTYAQAVSDKLRLSLVLPHETIYKSADVVQVNIAAESGDMGILSSHVPSIEQLRPGLIEIIEESGQTKKFFLAGGFAVVQPDSNLSINAVEGFALEDFSADAVKSQIGEAQRIAAGSGSEQDIAEAKVELEVLESLQAAMK, from the exons ATGTTCACGGCCCGCTTTGCCCGGTCTGCTCTGAGAGCGCGGCCTGCCGCTTTCAGACTACCAATTCAGCAGAGAACCTATGCGCAAGCCGTGTCTGATAAGTTACGGCTTTCTCTGGTCTTGCCGCACGAG ACTATCTACAAATCCGCCGATGT TGTCCAAGTGAACATCGCCGCCGAGTCCGGAGACATGGGTATTCTCTCTAGCCACGTTCCCAGCATCGAACAATTGAGACCCGGTCTCATCGAGATCATCGAGGAGAGCGGACAGACCAAGAAGTTCTTCC TTGCCGGTGGTTTCGCTGTCGTCCAGCCCGACTCCAATCTCAGCATCAACGCCGTCGAGGGTTTCGCTCTCGAAGATTTCAGCGCTGAT GCCGTCAAGTCCCAGATCGGTGAGGCTCAAAGGATTGCGGCCGGTTCCGGAAGTGAGCAAGATATCGCTGAAGCCAAGGTTGAGTTAGAG GTCCTTGAGAGCCTTCAGGCTGCTATGAAATAG
- a CDS encoding uncharacterized protein (EggNog:ENOG410PHRI~COG:I~BUSCO:9439at33183), with protein MAGAVRQPIDIPAFERYLERNVPSIKVPLDVKQFGFGQSNPTYLLTASDGQKFVMRKKPPGKLLSKTAHRVDREYQIIHALENTDVPVPKAICLCEDDSVIGTAFYIMEFLDGRIFTDPAIPNVSPQERKAIWKDAVETLAKFHRVDPKSIGMEKFGRHSGFYNRQIATFRTISKAQAETVDIETKVPVGNLPHFEEMVEFFSNKDLQPKDRGTFVHGDYKIDNMVFHKTEPRVIGVLDWEMATIGHPLSDFCNLTSPYIHTGGHPGSIEFSPEAAPGLPTREECVQWYSNIAGWNPTSEVIWGDAFHGFRGSVIMQGIAARYALRQASSARATEYGKQMGPFALRSYDKVRKMKEDARRRNKL; from the exons ATGGCTGGTGCCGTGCGACAACCGATTGACATCCCAGCATTCGAGCGGTATCTTGAGCGGAATGTCCCCTCGATAAAGGTGCCCCTGGACGTCAAGCAG TTCGGATTCGGACAATCGAATCCAACCTATCTCCTCACGGCCTCCGATGGGCAGAAATTCGTTATGCGCAAGAAGCCACCGGGCAAGCTCCTTTCAAAAACAGCACATCGAGTAGATCGCGAATACCAGATCATCCATGCCCTCGAGAATACAGACGTTCCGGTCCCAAAGGCCATCTGTTTGTGCGAAGATGATAGCGTCATCGGAACGGCATTCTACATAATGGAATTTTTGGACGGACGTATCTTCACGGACCCTGCAATTCCCAATGTGAGCCCGCAGGAGAGAAAGGCAAT ATGGAAAGACGCCGTCGAAACACTCGCAAAATTCCACCGAGTTGATCCAAAGTCCATTGGCATGGAGAAGTTTGGACGACACTCAGGATTCTACAACCGACAGATCGCCACTTTCCGGACCATCTCCAAGGCCCAGGCGGAAACAGTTGACATCGAGACGAAAGTTCCCGTCGGAAACTTGCCGCATTTTGAAGAGATGGTGGAATTCTTCTCCAACAAGGACCTGCAGCCAAAGGACCGAGGTACATTCGTCCATGGAGACTACAAGATTGACAATATGGTTTTCCACAAGACAGAGCCCAGGGTTATCGGGGTCCTGGACTGGGAGATGGCGACGATCGGCCACCCGCTGTCGGACTTCTGCAACCTGACCAGCCCATATATACACACGGGCGGACACCCCGGCAGCATCGAGTTTTCACCTGAAGCTGCTCCTGGCCTTCCAACGCGCGAGGAATGCGTTCAGTGGTACAGCAACATCGCAGGATGGAACCCGACTTCCGAAGTGATCTGGGGCGATGCTTTCCACGGTTTCCGGGGTTCGGTGATCATGCAGGGTATAGCAGCTCGATATGCTTTGAGACAAGCGAGCAGCGCAAGGGCAACTGAATACGGAAAGCAGATGGGCCCCTTTGCGCTACGTTCCTATGATAAGGTGAGGAAGATGAAGGAGGACGCACGTCGGAGGAATAAGCTCTAG
- a CDS encoding uncharacterized protein (EggNog:ENOG410PNSU~COG:F~BUSCO:13070at33183), translating into MTGPEPPPPNTKREGLKIKNPSAPRCKQSAVTYKGKGEKKKKEKEKKKHSPIQRPYRQAIPFQSNPKHLLCITLRQRNKVHTHTHTHKMEATTRLTVLISGNGTNLQAVIDSIQAKQLPATIARVISNRKDAFGLERATRAGIPTLYHNLLKYKKAHPPTEEGVRAAREEYDAELARLVLADSPELVVCLGFLHILSRTFLEPLAKAGVEIINLHPALPGQFNGAHAIERAHAAWLEGKIDKTGVMIHKVIAEVDMGTPLLVREIPFIKGVDEDLEALEKRIHEIEWKVVVEGVQIAIDEIRGKNKSAGTS; encoded by the exons ATGACGGGTCCAGAGCCACCCCCACCAAACACCAAGCGCGAGGGGCTAAAAATCAAAAATCCATCCGCCCCGCGATGCAAACAGTCCGCCGTAACATACAAagggaagggggaaaaaaaaaaaaaggaaaaggaaaagaaaaaacattCACCCATTCAACGGCCCTACCGACAAGCAATTCCTTTCCAATCCAATCCCAAGCATTTACTCTGTATTACTTTGCGCCAACGAAATAAAgtacacacacacacacacacacacaaaatGGAGGCTACCACGCGCCTCACCGTCCTGATCTCCGGCAACGGCACCAACCTGCAAGCCGTCATCGACAGCATCCAAGCCAAACAGCTGCCCGCGACAATCGCCAGAGTGATATCCAACAGGAAAGATGCCTTCGGCCTCGAGCGCGCCACACGCGCGGGCATCCCGACGCTCTACCACAACCTACTAAAGTACAAGAAAGCGCACCCGCCGACGGAAGAAGGCGTGCGGGCCGCGAGGGAAGAGTACGACGCGGAATTGGCGAGGTTGGTGCTGGCTGATTCGCCGGAGCTGGTGGTGTGTCTGGGCTTCCTGCACATCCTGTCAAGAACGTTCTTGGAGCCGCTGGCGAAGGCTGGGGTGGAGATCATCAATCTGCATCCGGCGCTGCCGGGGCAGTTTAATGGCGCA CATGCAATTGAACGCGCGCACGCGGCGTGGTTGGAAGGAAAGATTGACAAGACCGGAGTCATGATTCACAAAGTTATTGCGGAGGTAGACATGGGCACGCCTCTGCTTGTGAGGGAAATACCGTTTATCAAAGGAGTTGACGAAGACCTGGAAGCACTGGAGAAGAGAATACACGAGATAGAGTGGAAGGTGGTCGTGGAAGGGGTTCAAATTGCTATAGACGAGATACGAGGGAAGAACAAGTCGGCGGGCACGTCGTAA
- a CDS encoding uncharacterized protein (EggNog:ENOG410PJQM~COG:S~TransMembrane:5 (o66-91i103-124o136-155i176-197o203-223i)): MSPSPQLAPPGSSTYSSNTLHVGDGTWDSQRNTFLLPNLMGLNFETMQYNGMGNRFRNMAGYHSLIRAHGVIAAITFLGLVPISILIARFYSRSSYWSLRLHIWMQILTLFLTTVVFVTGWFAVGPSRSLTNPHHGIGLAIYVLVISQILWGWFVHNRLKGKRRLYQPFTLMIHSWLGRAIALLGLAQIPLGLTLYGSPLSLFILYALAVFTLLVIYFVLSYLRERRLGLDYDRRSYSAGPEVIDDRNGSLAAAGAAGAGAAILGSRIRRRSRSRSSIDDRSERAPYTDEKSEDQRPAGWKRKLFQFAGIAGAAGLAKHALDKRRDREGDAESGRYRPAHTATESYDDDYTESRLEEGRTPPPAAHRHRYEQSPSAPQTQYTESEFTSRNIGGHGPRNAMFGAGILGAVKGLFKSRAAREEERRLEELRLADLESERMMRERRYTGDGRPSRRNDQRYPSFSEVTGPTDAETVQSAPSDGPPVPPHHHELGSDTVTSLDQRADPGAAAGGAAAGASNQHRFSGTQGESVESPPVSIKVKLHNNGRRVTLRQLTREEAEATREARRRDRSRFGRRRREASLSGGEGDDHWRRVEELERQQEQEMRNGNASVVSAGPSAPPPAPPVPQPEPMPPAGSGLSPIPPPPIPAAGAIHSPLTMSTDLSGSFASRSGRRRAERRTQARQGGSRVEFT; encoded by the exons ATGTCGCCCTCTCCCCAATTAGCTCCGCCCGGGAGCAGCACATACTCCTCCAATACTCTACACGTTGGGGACGGAACATGGGATTCCCAGCGGAATACCTTCCTCCTACCCAACCTGATGGGTCTCAATTTTGAGACAATGCAATATAATG GAATGGGCAATCGTTTTCGAAACATGGCCGGATATCACTCTCTTATCCGAGCTCATGGTGTGATTGCGGCGATAACGTTTCTCGGCCTTGTCCCTATCTCCATCCTAATAGCTCGATTCTACTCGCGAAGCTCGTACTGGTCGCTTCGATTGCACATATGGATGCAAATCCTTACTCTGTTCCTCACGACGGTTGTATTTGTCACTGGTTGGTTTGCGGTCGGGCCCAGTCGAAGTTTGACAAATCCGCATCATGGAATTGGGCTTGCCATATATGTACTCgttatatctcagatattaTGGGGCTGGTTTGTTCATAATCGGCTAAAGGGCAAGAGAAGACTATATCAGCCCTTCACATTAATG ATTCACAGTTGGCTGGGTCGAGCGATCGCTCTCCTTGGTCTTGCTCAAATACCTCTTGGCCTCACTCTTTACGGGTCACCCTTGTCCTTGTTCATCCTATACGCTTTAGCTGTGTTCACTCTGCTTGTAATTTATTTTGTCCTCTCTTATCTTCGCGAACGGCGCTTGGGTCTCGATTACGATAGGCGCAGTTATTCAGCAGGACCGGAAGTCATCGACGACAGAAATGGCTCTCTTGCAGCTGCTGGTGCCGCTGGGGCTGGAGCTGCTATTCTGGGGAGTCGGATTCGGAGGCGCTCACGGAGCAGAAGCTCGATCGACGATAGATCTGAGAGAGCGCCTTACACCGATGAAAAGTCAGAGGACCAACGTCCGGCAGGCTGGAAAAGAAAGTTGTTTCAGTTCGCTGGAATTGCAGGTGCGGCAGGGTTGGCAAAACATGCCTTGGATAAGCGCCGTGATCGCGAGGGCGATGCCGAATCTGGAAGATACCGCCCAGCCCACACAGCGACGGAGAGCTATGATGATGATTATACAGAGAGTCGACTTGAAGAAGGACGAACTCCACCGCCAGCAGCTCACCGCCATCGGTACGAGCAGTCGCCCAGTGCACCTCAAACCCAGTATACGGAATCTGAATTTACAAGTAGAAATATCGGAGGGCATGGACCGCGGAATGCCATGTTTGGCGCAGGTATATTGGGTGCAGTCAAAGGCTTGTTCAAGAGCCGTGCAGCGCGAGAAGAGGAGAGACGACTGGAAGAACTGAGACTGGCTGACCTGGAAAGTGAAAGAAtgatgagagagaggagaTATACTGGCGATGGTCGCCCTTCTCGAAGAAACGATCAGCGATATCCGTCCTTTAGCGAGGTAACCGGCCCCACGGACGCGGAAACTGTACAATCCGCACCAAGCGATGGCCCTCCAGTTCCCCCTCACCACCATGAGCTTGGTTCTGATACGGTGACGTCTCTGGACCAGAGAGCTGACCCGGGTGCGGCTGCTGGAGGAGCAGCAGCCGGTGCTTCAAATCAACATCGGTTCAGCGGTACGCAAGGAGAGTCTGTCGAATCTCCTCCGGTCTCGATCAAAGTGAAATTGCACAACAATGGTCGTCGCGTTACGTTGAGACAATTGACCCGAGAGGAGGCAGAAGCAACCCGCGAAGCAAGGCGCAGGGATCGCAGTAGATTCGGACGTCGTCGTCGTGAAGCCTCACTATCTGGAGGCGAAGGCGACGATCATTGGCGCAGAGTTGAAGAGCTGGAGCGACAACAGGAACAGGAGATGCGGAATGGCAATGCATCCGTCGTGAGCGCTGGCCCTTCTGCTCCTCCTCCAGCACCGCCGGTCCCTCAACCTGAACCTATGCCGCCGGCTGGCAGTGGCCTTTCTCCGATACCACCGCCTCCTATCCCTGCTGCTGGAGCTATACATTCTCCTTTGACCATGAGCACCGACCTGAGCGGCAGCTTCGCCAGCCGAAGTGGTCGACGACGTGCGGAGCGAAGAACACAAGCCAGACAAGGGGGAAGTCGGGTGGAATTCACATAA
- the BUD16 gene encoding Putative pyridoxal kinase (EggNog:ENOG410PHE3~COG:H~BUSCO:10595at33183), whose translation MATFVMQSLGCEVAALNTVNFSNHTGYGQVKGAKTSAEGITCLYDGLRQSYLTDFDVLLTGYAPSATAIEAIGAIAMDLRQRSLKRPGSFFWVLDPVMGDQGRIYVNEDVVPAYKNLVPLADLILPNQFEAELLSGIKITSLANLMDAVAAIHRNYTVPHIIVTSVQLPGTLSASSSTVSLATADDSVCTHDTRLNTLVVVGSTMKTDGSARLFKVDVPLMDCFFSGTGDMFAALMVARLREAVFAAEPMSPPLHELRSWVSPDHVPATQLPLAKATEKVLASMNAILEKTMIARSEELERYSETEEDTTFAELPEAERKTALAKRERLRRTKAAEIRLVRNVDLLKHPEIKYFAEEWCL comes from the exons ATGGCAACTTTCGTAATGCAGTCGTTGGGATGCGAAGTCGCTGCACTAAACACCGTCAACTTTA GCAACCACACGGGATACGGACAGGTCAAAGGCGCGAAGACATCCGCCGAAGGGATCACTTGTCTGTATGATGGTCTGCGTCAAAGCTATCTGACGGACTTTGACGTTTTGCTTACCGGCTATGCACCGAGTGCAACCGCGATCGAGGCCATTGGCGCGATCGCAATGGACCTGAGGCAAAGGTCTCTCAAAAGACCCGGGTCATTCTTTTGGG TACTCGATCCGGTGATGGGAGATCAGGGACGGATATATGTTAATGAAGATGTGGTACCTGCCTATAAAAATCTCGTCCCGCTTGCGGACTTGATATTGCCGAATCAATTTGAGGCCGA GCTTCTTTCTGGGATCAAGATCACATCATTGGCGAACCTCATGGATGCCGTTGCAGCGATTCACCGCAACTACACCGTCCCACATATCATTGTTACCTCAGTACAGCTTCCCGGCACCCTATCTGCTTCATCATCAACGGTGTCTTTAGCGACCGCAGACGACTCTGTCTGCACTCATGATACCCGACTAAATACACTCGTAGTGGTTGGTTCTACCATGAAGACTGACGGTTCTGCCCGCCTCTTTAAGGTGGATGTGCCGCTTATGGACTGCTTTTTTAGCGGGACAGGCGATATGTTTGCGGCGCTGATGGTTGCAAGGCTGCGGGAAGCTGTCTTTGCCGCGGAGCCCATGTCGCCCCCATTACATGAATTGCGTTCCTGGGTATCGCCTGATCACGTTCCGGCCACACAGCTACCTCTCGCCAAAGCGACCGAAAAGGTCCTTGCCAGCATGAACGCCATTTTGGAAAAGACCATGATAGCTAGAAGCGAAGAACTAGAAAGGTACTCGGAAactgaagaagatactacGTTTGCAGAGTTACCAGAAGCTGAACGCAAAACTGCTCTTGCAAAGAGAGAGCGTCTGCGTCGGACGAAAGCTGCGGAGATCAGGCTTGTACGCAATGTCGACCTGTTGAAACATCCCGAAATCAAATATTTTGCGGAAGAATGGTGTCTATGA
- a CDS encoding uncharacterized protein (EggNog:ENOG410PNQI~COG:S~BUSCO:6703at33183): MDTVMEEDVYDSDDARAFTPPLKRSRVDLRPYKTPTPPFVPEKSESPKGKESPSGRVRKGSHRRWQGHRTSIGIELIIENLAPDRPDLAHQLTQAHVQSVSPSDTSESNDRAELKGINRHTEDSMQHADSACRSPCEVQNPPSLEEKPPPSVQQRKPQDPCNVMNICNQWMDPSESVPIKKEQAFSDHDRIPFRTRMHSQEPAFKYQLPRINSNPEDREVASRSSRVKEELELPHPDQKRVCRSHHPSPSLPVLQSPPQSTASPDSARNLPPIKALVGPSFEEPARFPAFSTFEPQYLPASFRRAATFSHLTAASTKDMSSLSPTPVAGTPHSSYWAPSTNAECSQSQSPGDTSSHFTGSPATGYPTPIEPRKDETKTSTPQNSGGFKCEHPGCNSEPFQTQYLLNSHANVHSENRPYHCPVEDCPRGKGGTGFKRKNEMKRHALVHNSPGYICPFCSDQQRQYPRPDNLQRHVRAQHGDKDKNDPLLRQVLAKRSEGVARGRRRRA; encoded by the exons ATGGATACAGTCATGGAAGAAGACGTATATGACTCCGATGATGCCCGGGCTTTCACTCCTCCACTCAAGCGGTCCCGAGTCGACCTCAGACCCTATAAGACCCCAACCCCTCCATTTGTCCCCGAAAAGAGTGAAAGCcccaaaggaaaagaaagtcCCTCTGGACGTGTCCGTAAGGGTTCTCACCGGCGTTGGCAAGGACATAGAACGTCAATAGGGATCGAGCTAATAATCGAAAACTTAGCGCCAGACCGACCAGATCTCGCCCACCAGCTTACCCAGGCACACGTCCAATCGGTCTCGCCGTCAGACACTAGTGAATCCAATGACAGAGCTGAGCTGAAGGGAATAAATAGGCATACGGAGGATTCCATGCAACATGCGGACTCGGCCTGCAGGTCACCATGCGAGGTGCAAAATCCACCGAGCCTCGAGGAGAAGCCCCCTCCAAGTGTCCAGCAGAGAAAACCGCAAGATCCCTGTAATGTCATGAACATCTGCAATCAGTGGATGGACCCCAGCGAATCTGTTCCAATCAAGAAAGAGCAAGCTTTCAGCGACCACGACAGGATCCCATTCCGCACGCGGATGCACTCTCAAGAACCAGCTTTCAAGTATCAACTTCCGAGAATTAATTCAAACCCGGAGGATCGGGAGGTGGCGTCCAGATCGTCCAGAGTGAAGGAAGAGCTGGAGCTGCCCCATCCCGACCAGAAGCGCGTCTGTCGAAGTCACCATCCATCTCCCTCCCTGCCGGTCCTGCAATCTCCGCCACAATCGACGGCGTCGCCAGATTCTGCCCGGAACTTACCGCCAATCAAGGCACTAGTTGGACCTTCCTTTGAAGAGCCAGCTCGCTTTCCAGCTTTTTCGACATTTGAGCCGCAATATCTACCAGCTTCGTTTCGCCGTGCGGCCACTTTTTCCCACCTCACTGCTGCTAGTACAAAGGACATGTCAAGCCTCTCGCCCACGCCCGTCGCTGGCACCCCTCATAGCTCCTATTGGGCACCATCGACAAACGCTGAATGCTCTCAATCTCAGTCTCCTGGCGACACTAGCTCCCATTTTACAGGCAGCCCAGCCACTGGATATCCTACGCCAATAGAACCAAGAAAGGATGAGACCAAGACATCGACGCCTCAGAATTCAGGCGGGTTCAAGTGTGAACACCCCGGCTGCAATTCAGAGCCCTTTCAGACACAATATCTTCTCAA CTCGCACGCAAATGTACATTCAGAAAACCGACCTTACCACTGCCCTGTGGAAGATTGTCCACGGGGTAAAGGGGGAACGGGCttcaaaaggaaaaatgaaatgaaacgACATGCCCTAGTTCATAACTCTCCGGGGTATATCTGCCCATTTTGCTCAGACCAGCAACGCCAGTATCCCCGCCCAGACAATCTTCAAAG ACACGTTCGGGCCCAGCACGGAGATAAAGACAAAAATGATCCTTTGCTACGACAGGTCCTTGCCAAGAGGTCCGAAGGCGTAGCCCGAGGAAGGCGTCGGCGAGCATGA
- a CDS encoding uncharacterized protein (SECRETED:SignalP(1-39)~EggNog:ENOG410PP3Y~COG:S), whose amino-acid sequence MGQSKMRTSTPGARPPFRSLPAFLLIVILFLNLLSPTSASLVHDQDHAGILHPEITAYPVPSAAIDADPLTISPPDLRKRSETDDDDGESNTSTRSRQTSPTATITDSPESSPSSPSTSRPSAIRPSMSGSPSSGIIASTTTVPDGPLPSAFDTSIGGNAFSTKSCTLFFDDFLGNSTFNECLPLSLLLTTSTSFFNAAKSVVTLTRVLDASCSVDTAKCTELLSHFGREVGSKAACDKDLAAENPLVLQARNGFVAYKFVHDATCLKNPDTGSYCLADAVTSEQAADAFIYHLAVGAALPGSTRPQCNKCLQATMEVYSQGAGIGEQPLSLTYKPAAKQINIGCGPGFVSESVRSGAAALSALLSRSLSLYYLSLPLTLLVFDGFV is encoded by the coding sequence ATGGGGCAAAGCAAGATGCGCACATCCACGCCCGGCGCACGACCTCCGTTTCGATCGCTTCCGGCATTCTTGCTTATAGTTATTTTATTTCTCAATCTACTTTCTCCCACCTCGGCCAGCCTCGTGCACGATCAGGACCACGCGGGCATTTTGCACCCGGAGATCACCGCTTATCCGGTTCCTTCAGCGGCGATCGACGCCGATCCGCTGACAATCTCCCCTCCCGATCTCAGAAAACGGTCCGAGaccgatgacgatgacggcGAATCCAACACTTCGACGCGATCGCGGCAGACGTCTCCTACTGCTACAATAACCGACTCTCCTGAATCCTCTCCCTCTTCCCCGTCGACCTCGCGCCCGTCCGCCATCCGTCCCTCCATGTCTGGCTCTCCCAGCTCCGGGATAATCGCGTCCACTACCACCGTCCCCGACGGGCCGCTGCCCTCAGCGTTCGACACAAGCATCGGTGGCAACGCCTTCTCCACCAAATCCTGCACTCTCTTCTTCGATGACTTCCTCGGCAACTCCACCTTCAATGAATGCCTCCCCCTCTCCCTGCTCCTCACCACCTCCACCTCCTTTTTCAACGCCGCCAAATCCGTCGTCACACTCACCCGCGTCCTTGACGCCTCCTGCTCCGTCGACACCGCCAAATGCACCGAGCTCCTGAGCCACTTCGGCAGAGAGGTCGGTTCCAAAGCAGCCTGCGACAAGGATCTCGCTGCTGAAAACCCGCTGGTGCTCCAGGCCCGCAACGGCTTTGTCGCCTACAAGTTCGTGCACGACGCCACATGCCTGAAAAACCCGGATACAGGGAGCTATTGTCTCGCTGACGCAGTGACCTCCGAGCAGGCCGCCGACGCTTTCATCTACCACCTTGCCGTGGGCGCAGCGCTACCCGGCTCCACACGTCCGCAGTGCAATAAATGCCTCCAGGCCACGATGGAGGTATACTCGCAGGGCGCTGGCATCGGAGAACAGCCCCTGTCTCTGACCTACAAACCGGCCGCCAAACAGATTAATATCGGCTGTGGCCCGGGCTTTGTTTCCGAGAGCGTGAGAAGCGGGGCTGCCGCTCTGTCTGCGCTGCTTTCACGCTCTTTGTCGCTATATTACCTGAGCTTGCCGCTTACGCTCCTAGTTTTTGACGGCTTTGTATGA